TCTCGATGATGCAAGTAGCCACCTTAACGCTTATTTTATCCATCAATCATGGATTATGCAACGAGGAACTCAACATTTCGTGAATCCGAGGAATCTTAAACCTTAATAGTCTCTTAACAATACAACATTTCGATGACCTAAGTTATGCTTAGACACATCTAAATTCGATCCTATATATAAAACAAGTCGTGAATGTATGGACATCCTGATTTTAGCGTTGAGTGTTGTTTCTATAAGATCTACTCGAAAAATTAATTCACTAGAAGTAGTAATAATTTCAGGCCATTAAtttcagcaaaaaataaaataaaataaaaaaagaaaaatcatgagtGTATGCAAACTTCGAATGTCAAATACCAGTTTGCTAAAAGTACATAATTGGTAGCTTCTGATATTTTCCTGAACGACCCAAAATCCGAATACAAGTCAGAGTTGATGACTTTCTAAATAAACGAGTTGAGGCTGAAAAGACATCTTCGAATCACTTTGCACGGCCGCCCACTCCAGATTGTGAGGTTTGTCTCCCTCGCGTTGTCTATTTAGTCCGAACTTGGACATGCTGTCCATCCCGATTCTCGATTGTCTGCTCGCCTGTCCATTTTTCGACGTCGACAaatcataattattattaaatcaTGCGTACACTATATCTGTGTGTCCATATAGCATATAGCATCATCAATAAttatttgtttataataatcctgttattttcattatatccctttatatatatataaagagggAGACTTCTGTTTCgaattttgttttcacttgtAGGACAATGTGGACTTTCTCATCCTCTCTTGTCGTTCCCCACCctttttgtcatgaaaatgcgtCAACAAAGTACCAAATTtgattgtccaaaaaaaaaaaaaaaaaaagtaccaaatTTGAATTATTGCCTCTTTTGTGATACCCTTAAGATTAACTCattcaaaaaatttctcattttgacCTATCCTACACCAACCTTGACATTGTCTTTTAATATTTAGGTATGCACTTTCTTAAGAGGTCACTCATCATGAAAGTATTTTCTCACTTGAGCATAGCAATTGGAACACACATTTTAcaagttaatttcaatttaatatgTTCAATTCAAGAGTGTTGTTTTTGTGTTTGATGAGCAATTTGGTTTTTTATTGGCCTCTTTGCCATCCTAAAAATTTGCCGAGAGCCACTTCTTGTTTGGGTCATCTCCTCCCAACAATCACTCCTCATCCAATTTTGACAAATATATCAAGTCCATTCAAAGTCAAAGTTAATGCAAACAACTTTtgacaaatatatcaaaaaaatccattcaaagtcaaagtttttttttttttagtgcaaACAACTATAATTCCCCACTAGGGTTTTTCCAtggcctttaattaattgaattttctattttataattttataatttaaataaatattatatttattttttaatattatcctAAAGTGCAccaaacacttgataggattaGATATGTCCGCCTTTATTATCCAAAGAATTTAATATCTTACTTTATCCTATTCTATCCCGATTATTATCCGGACACCAAACGTagctaaaagtttaagctaaaCCCCTCCCTTTGTTATCGAATGAGATTTCACAAGATTTTTATCAATTGTtctaaaatttaagttattaaataaatatatgatttattatttaatattctaACATTAATTACCCACTAAGAAAAGTTGAGGAACCTTAAGATGGCACTATAACAAAGACTACGCGTAACGAAGATTAAACTTGGGAAAGAAAGTTTGCCGGATCATTGAGCTAAGAACGCCGGATACCATCGAGACGGTGGAGAATCGATCAGCAAATTTGGGAAAGATGGAGTAAATCCACGGAAAAACCCTAATCAGAATTCCACTTGGGGtttatgattttcaaatttacatCCATCTTCATTCAGccgcaaatttggaaaaaatggCATTTACCATCTTCAGAAAAAGTCGACCTGGAGCCTCCATTCTACCAAGTTGCCCTTTAATTCGGGACAAAAAGTCCGCCGCTTCGGGCGTGAATAGAAAAACACGTCGCCAGAGTTTCGGGCAACGTATTTGCTAACGTCTTCAAAACGAAGTTGAATTGAACCGGTCAATGGATGCACTCTCTCGGGAGCGGTGTGGAGATATTGGACCTTACGCGTCTGATGAATTGaactttcactctctctctcgatcgagtGGAGTGGAGGGACCTTCCTCGTTGATGCTTTTGTAGTACGCTGTGCGCTATTATAAAAAGGGAACGAATGAACTGCTGAATTCGCGACCATAAAATCCTTTAATCAAAAGGGTCTGCAACGCCATTTTAGGACacaacacagagagagagattcgacAGCGCTCGCACCATGTCTGCCCATCAACTCCCCACGCCTCCTCTCCTCACTCCCTACAAGATGGGAAGATTCGATCTTTCTCACAGGTTcgcatctcttccttctttctctcgaGGATTCCCTTCCGTTTTCAGTCTCGTTTCCTCACTCGCTCTTCAGTTCTTCCCCTCCGTTGGAGCTCCCCTTGATCTTTCCCCATTACGTGGGAAGAGCTTTGTCGTCGTTGTGGCGTGTCAAAATTTGATCTTTTACACTGGACGCGGGACCTGGGGAGTTAAAACGGGGGTTTCGAATTGTGAATCTTCTTGTCTCTGCTAGAACAAGTTAAACTTGAAATTTATTCTCTGTCACGAAGACTTGGAATTTCAAGGTAACTTGCACATGCATTTCAGTGATCAAATGAGCATACACCTCGTAAATATTTGAATGAGGTGTTATTTGTGCTGGAAGTAGATTGTTGTGTGATTTTTCCTCATAGACTGGATGTCAGGATGGTGGATCGAGTCATCTGTCGTTTCACTTCTCATGATTCCGCTGCCTCATTCTTTCCTGGCACATTGGCTGCATTTACTGTAGTAATGGGTGATATTGAACCCAAAATGCTTCTCCGATCAAGCCTTACTCTAGTATGTCAATCAGGTTTTACTTTCGTACATAGCACATGGAAAGATTGGTTGCTGCCCGCCTTTCCAAACCCTTTTTGAGTTAATCTTACCTTCTTATAGTTTTCCTTGTCATTTGGTTTTCATAGAGTGTCACTTCCCTTTACTCCATGTACACAATCTGAGgccattttgttaaaatatagAGTCTTTTTCGTCTTAGTGCTTAAATCTCTCAGTCTTgtattcttttgcttttctgacAGTGGGGTTTGAGCCCCGAGTCTTTGCCACAGCCAAACTGCTGCCGGACGGAAAGGCTATGGCTCCCTTCTGTATTTGATGAAGTTTTGATGCCATATCTCTGTTCAAAGCTGCATTGGGAGTTCTATTTGCTCGTCTTTTCTTAGGCAAAAGCATGCCTGAATGTGCTAAACATTAGGACCCCAGAATATGCCGGATCATCCCTTAAACTGAAAGGTCATTGCTTTGGACTGGGAGTTATTATACACCAACTTAATTGAGTGCAGGTGCTTCAGTGGTGTTGCTTTGTTGGTAGTGTCAACGATTAGCAaaccattgtttttttttttttttttttggtgaatattAGCAAACCATTGTTGATTTGTTAGAATAGCGAAAAGggtctcttttttgtttttttttccttcactgAAGCTTTTCCAAAGTTCAAGCAGAAACAGATCGTCTAATAAACTGCCTTTTCGGTGCTTGTATTGTCAGAGTTGTTCTAGCACCGTTGACCAGACAAAGATCATACAAGAACGTTCCTCAGCCACACGCCATATTGTACTATTCCCAGAGAACCTCTAAGGGTGGCCTTCTCATTACTGAAGCCACAGGAGTGTCTGACACTGCACAAGGGTAATTAATCTCACTTGTTCAGCCAATAGACTTTGCCTAGCATGTGAGGTTCTACTTTTTTCCACAGGCTCGAGTTTAACTTCCTGCGCCCTGTTTCTTCAGGTATCCAGATACACCTGGCATCTGGACTAAAGAGCAAGTTGAGGCTTGGAAACCCATTGTAGATGCTGTTCATGCCAAGGGTGGTATCCTCTTCTGTCAGATCTGGCATGTTGGGAGGGTCTCAAATACAGGTTTCTTCGTGTTCCATTTCCTATataatttttgcttttaaaTAATTGGCACAAAAGAAGTgcttgatttgattttcaacttGATGCAAATTGACTGCGATTTTCAACTGAAATAGTTTGAAAACCTGCTTAGAACCTTTAGACGTGCAAAATAAATGGTGAGTTCTATACAGAATGAGGAGAAAAGTTTCCATAGGCTTGCTGACATTACTTTTGTGCAAACAACATGTCATCTGCTTGAGCTTTGTTGCTGGTTTTATGTGCATCTTCGTGAAAATGATTAAAGGCCATGATTTTTAATGACATATTAAGTCTTATCATTTTTAGAAGTGATGTAGGTCAAATTCTTCTGGGTGGatagatgatttccttgaaagaaaatgactaGATAAGATGAAGCCATTATATAATGGAACAGGAATTTTTTCTAAGTGGCAATTAGCATGATCTCTCTATATATTGCATCTGGATTTTCTCTGCAGGTTTTCAGCCAAATGGGCAGGCTCCAATCTCATCTACTGACAAGCCATTGACTCCTCAACTTCGAAGTAATGGCATTGATGTTGCTCAATTCACGCCTCCAAGGCGACTAAGGACTGATGAAATTCCAAACATTGTTAATGACTTCAGACTTGCTGCAAGGAATGCAATGGAAGCTGGTATatccttttgacttttcttttcttttcttttctttttttatgtcaatGATGGGAGGTTTACTCCAATGAAGTTGGTTATTACAGTGTGGTTTTTGTCACCTGAACCTGTGTAAGAGTATggcaagggaaaagaaaaggctgtCTGAGAGACGAAAGAAAGTTTTAATCACATGTATggcaagggaaaagaaaaggctgtCTGAGAGACGAAAAAAAGTTTTAATCACATGACAATGATCTTCATATATCTAAAGCCTCAGCAGAACTGAATCTGATGTtacaagaaatttttaaaagcatgaCAACAAATCACTTAATGTTTCTTCTAGGTGGTGTAAAAATGAAGTAGCCAgtaacaacaaaaaggaaactaTGTAGAAATACTAGTGGAAAAATTTTCATATCAGTTTTACGTTTTGTACTGTTGACTTGGCTTTAGAATCTACATATTTTGTATAACAATCTAAGAAGTATGTGAGTGCTGTCCCGTGCATTGATCATATTAGCTTCCATTTTATGCCCACTCTTGCTTTATGATACTAACTCATGTGATGCCTATTTTGCATGCACGACATAGGTTTTGACGGTGTTGAAATACATGGAGCTCATGGCTACTTACTAGAACAATTCATGAAAGACCAGGTAAACGACAGAACAGATCAGTATGGAGGTTCTCTGGAGAACCGGTGTCGTTTCACTCTTAAGATCGTGGAGGCCATTGTTAATGAAATAGGCGCAGACAGAGTCGGGATCAGGCTTTCCCCTTTTGCAACCTACTCGGAAGCAGCAGACTCGAACCCCAAAGCACTAGGAAAATACATGGTcgaacaattaaataattatgggaTCCTTTACTGCCACATGGTTGAGCCAAGAATGAAGACTGTGGGCGAGATGAGCGAATGTCCGCACAGTCTTGTGCCAATGAGGAACTTGTTCAAGGGAACTTTCATTGTAGCCGGAGGTTATACCCGGGAAGATGGAAACAATACTGTGGCCGAGAACCGTGCAGATCTTGTTGCTTACGGCCGTTGGTTCTTGGCCAATCCAGATTTGCCTAAGAGGTTTCAGTTGGACGCACCTCTGAATAAGTACAACAGAGAGACGTTCTACGTATCGGACCCGGTGATTGGGTACACCGATTATCCATTCCTGGAGGGCACGGCTTAAGTCACTGCCGGACGTGACTTGGAATAAAACAGCTCATCATTGATTCTTGCCTATTTTTAGGCATgccgatgagaattttcttaCCCTTGTACTTCCGCTGCATTGATATGCATAACACAATAAAATTTGTACGTCTTGATACAATCACGGGGCATGGACCAATCAATGAATTGCTTGATGCGGAATAGGTTTGGTATCTGTTCATTTTGATGGGTTGTTTGAGGGTGTGATCATTGTCCTAAGATTCGTTACTGCACGTTTTAGCACCATTGAGCTAACAGATAGTTTAAAAGTTTCCGATTTGGAAAATTCATCTCCGATGAGCACGACATCAAGACGTGATCATACAATCGACAGGCTTCCCAAAAATTGTACCACATGTTCAAAGATGACCGCGATAAACATATGGCAGCATCTTACAAGGGTTGTCGATGATGGCGGAGTGTGTTAAGTCTTAAAATGAAACTCAAAACATGAAAAGAAGACAAATACACAAAGGGAGGGGCATGATGCCGGGTAAGATGATGAAGCTCATCCGTGATGGAGACCAGCAACAATTGAAGGTGGATCAGTGACTACAGCAAGGAGACCTTGGAGTTTCTGGATCATACACCCTTCTTCCCCAATCGACCCACTAGTTTCACATGGGCTTGTTAGTCAATTGCATATCACATCTGCAAACCCATTAGCAACTAAGTGCAAACAAGTGAACCAATTTGCTAAATTGACCAACTGAAAGATTAAAGGAAAATTGCCCAATTGCATAAACAAGTTTTCATTGGCATTTACTCAAAAGAAATTGTATTTACCGAAGTATACTTCACATTCAGAAGTATTTCCAAGCTagacttgatatttttttttttcctgaactTAGATTCCACTGCTGAAAGATGTTATCTATAGTGCGATCAAATAAAGACGCCGTGtcatcttttaatatttttaacttGATAATAATTGAGCCAAGTCAAATTAATTCACGAATGAGTGACTGACGGATCCATGAATTAAGTTATCTCAACCGCCGACTAGACCTGATGAGATCATCTAATGCGTCAACGAGGAGCATTGTCTAATCTTGTATTGAAATAATTCGTACAGCAACTtagcaaataaaaaagaagagaaaaaaaaattaagaaaacatgTTCTTGAGTGAACCCTCTTTAACGAATCACATGAATAAAGCGAATAGCCCGCAAGGGAATCTCATGGATTTGATTGGCTGTTGGGCACGACTGTTTTAATTAAGGGTTTAATATTGCTTAATCACCTTACTTTGAGCATCTGATGTGTTAGATTATCTTAGGACagcatacctttttttttttttttttttttttcttttctttttttctgtgcGTGTGCTTCCGGATAACCATAATCTAATTAATCTGTCAGATGATTGGACGTTTCTTATGTTAAATTTCAAAGCAAATGCGAAGGCTAATCACATCCCACTCAAATGTATATCTATATTTAATCAAGCTTGttaaatttttctctttcttttcaataagaataatatcAAGTATGAATGCTGGAATCGTAATGAGAGCATCGGTTTCCCTAACGTGAGAAAGAGGACATCTTCTCATGACATTTTGCATATGGGCGATGTCCATTGTCGTCTGGCCGAATTCTCTTTTTTCCGGTGGTTTCACCTCGATGGATTAGATTTTCTTAAAGCATTCTCTAGCTAAGTATGACATGACATATAGCCAATTATTCAAAAAACTCAAATCCATCGAGGGCTATGGCATCTATCTTGACCTTAGAAATCAGCAGGTGATTGATTATGCCGTGAAATTGGAGTGTTGCTTCTGCTTAACGATTTGAATAAAATATCGATAGGTTTGAGTTGTTCTAGATTTGTAATCATAATTCCAATTCCAAATCTTTTCACCTTGTCTAGTTAAGAGTTATCATTTAGGTCATTTAGTGCCGTTTAAGTGAAATGTTGCCACTATACATCAAAGGGTAACCCTGAAAGgacaaaatttaaagctctatagagaaaaaaaaaaaattcactcatCAAATATCAATGGTTCATTCCTACGATTAGCAAAATTTTTATCGAACAATCGTTGTATCAAGTATTTTACAGCACTTTAGTAACTTTTCCATATTATAAAAAGGAAGGGTTGACTAATTTGCTATTGAAACTtcgtaacttctcttttgttattTGTGATATTTGCTACAGAAAGGTAAGTTTTGGTGTCTCAAAAGTTCAAGTTTCGGACAGACAAGGCTAGCTTAGAGAGTAAGTAATTAAGTAGCTACGGTTGTTCCGACACCATAATGGTTAGTTGCCAAACGCATGCTTTGTCAAAATGTGCCATTTTTTAAGGATACTTGGATTGATTCATCCCCTCATCTCATTTTATTTACTGTTTGCTTTAAAGGATGCAAAGACAAAAGACCAAAGGTATAGATTCTAATTGGAGAAATGTTCGTTATAGCTAGCAATTTACAGCAGTGCAttcttttcagaaaaataaattaatcaattctAAACTTGTATGTGGAAGCTAATTCAATCTAAAATTTTTCGatcttatcaatttaatcttatgaaatgaatatattaaaattgCACATAaagatttatgaataaattaacaaaattgaaaagttcaagactGATTAACATTTGaatgatttgataaatttttcgTAAATATCACATATTCCAAGATCCTCTACTTGATCTTCCCAATACTTCCTtctgtattttatttatttatttcttttttgccctTCGCTTCCCCAAagcgtttttgtttttggtcgtAGCTTCCCAAAGGTTTCGTGGAGTTTTTTGGTTGATTCAAAGTTTTGTATTTTAATATTCATCACAATTATGCTCCGTTGATGAATATATACCATATTACCaccacacagagagagaaaaaacgAGTTAAGAAAAGATCAAACGTGCATTTTGTTTCCTGTGTTCTGATCTATCTGCCTAAAGGGAGAGATTATATAGAAATTAACAGGCAATATTTTACTAAGATCAACCAACATATATTATAAACTCAACTGATTCCACATAGATCACAATCTCCGAGTTTCGATCATAGGGCTCACCTCAATTCGATCCTGTCCATTGAACATCTAATTTATCCAGACTAATGGATACAGACTTTGTATGTCAACTGGGATAACTCTGAAATTAGTATGCCATAACGATGAAAGCGGGACGGGTCTGCGCACTGTGGCTGCAATTCATTACCTAATGTAAAAACTCATTacaattcattttcttcacGTAAAACCATCGATATCAAAGTGTCCAGGTGAGGACAAGCCACAAGTTCCAATAAATGTTGTGGGAATGTCTGACAGCACATGCGAGATGTTCGAACTTTCCGCTTTTCTCCCGAACCATAACCAGAAGCCATCGCCTCTCTTTAGTTATCGTACTGTTATAGCATGTGAAGAGATCTTTCCCTTGTTGCGTTTCCTAGCCTTTTGTTTATTAATACAAGTAAAATTTCTTAAGCCAAACGGCGCTGCACTTTCTAGCTGAAGGCATGATTGGTCCTCGGGTACCTATCGTAAGGATTTTGTTATCAAGAACAGTACACTGAACTGAGTTTTTTGGTTCGGTTTATAAATGCCAACTTGCTCGGAATCGTCACTTCAAGGCAGCCCATTGAGAAATCTAATGCGAGAATGAAAGAGAAaccgaaagagagaaaagaaagatgaaagaaCATACAAGGAAAGGCCATGATAAGCCTTTTGCTGATGATAAATATACATATATCCAAGTTGTTATCGAGTAAAGTTGTACGAAATTCAAACTTTTGAGATATGAATGGATCTTTTGCATGTAAACTTTGTTCCATTATGATGCTTTGGTACACAGTAGCTGACTTTTACGGTCGCTCTCTCTTTTTGGGGGACTTTGTATGCCTCCTATAGACACAGTCCGCATTTTCCTATCCCTAAAAACAGTATTGTTAAACTCACATCTTTGCTTAATGgacaaaaaatataatcatgCGTGATTTGCGTCAGGCATGGAGGGTAGGGGTTTTATGCGTAGCGCAATATAGTCAAATAATCTCATGTTTAGGCATATCCATATAAgtttcagttctaaattttacTTATTCGATCAGATTATTAGAGTATTTCATGTGTCTGAAGCATGTATGGTTCAAACTGAACTTCATTAGCGAAAGAAACATAGGGAGAAAGCTTACAAGATCTTAGGGTTTGTCTCACTTTAAAGTGTGACTTCACTTTTTTAAAGTTCTTATAGTACCATTCGAAAATGACTTCCGTTTGATGAGATAAATCTCGTCACAGATCTCTTGCGAACACGGAGGACAGACAACGAAATCTAAAAAGCTAAATGCGATGAGTACTATAATCAAGATGTCTGCCCGCTTGTTTGTcgaaaaatttcatttaaattccCTGAGAAATAATGGTTTCGAAAGTACAGGGATAATGTCTGACGGAAGACGGATTTGGCCAGAAAACAGG
The window above is part of the Eucalyptus grandis isolate ANBG69807.140 chromosome 6, ASM1654582v1, whole genome shotgun sequence genome. Proteins encoded here:
- the LOC104449805 gene encoding 12-oxophytodienoate reductase 2; protein product: MSAHQLPTPPLLTPYKMGRFDLSHRVVLAPLTRQRSYKNVPQPHAILYYSQRTSKGGLLITEATGVSDTAQGYPDTPGIWTKEQVEAWKPIVDAVHAKGGILFCQIWHVGRVSNTGFQPNGQAPISSTDKPLTPQLRSNGIDVAQFTPPRRLRTDEIPNIVNDFRLAARNAMEAGFDGVEIHGAHGYLLEQFMKDQVNDRTDQYGGSLENRCRFTLKIVEAIVNEIGADRVGIRLSPFATYSEAADSNPKALGKYMVEQLNNYGILYCHMVEPRMKTVGEMSECPHSLVPMRNLFKGTFIVAGGYTREDGNNTVAENRADLVAYGRWFLANPDLPKRFQLDAPLNKYNRETFYVSDPVIGYTDYPFLEGTA